One Armatimonadota bacterium genomic window carries:
- a CDS encoding MBL fold metallo-hydrolase — protein MESMTPTLGFFGAAKTVTGSKHLLSLGKAKVLIDCGMYQGTRDLKDRNWQPFPFDPSELDAVVITHAHLDHIGMLPRLVKDGFTGPIYATAPTISLSRISLADSGRLQEEEARYHVRHGLRHDAKPLYDEDDAYRAMKQFKAVPFNTRHELPGGGSWVYKHAGHILGSAYAEIALPNGELLLMSGDLGRFDTPIIKDPEVVDYTDYLVIESTYGDRLHSKEDPMIKLEEALNWAWQNGGTILIPSFAIGRTQEMLFYFKMLQEQGRMPRIPIYIDSPMATSVTKVYADAKDDHDDEMKVSIAEGQSELEPTGLNYIRDREQSQALNKQHGPQVIIAGSGMANGGRIKHHLMHRLGLPETMVLFTGYQAQGTLGRELIEHAPSVSIFGQDVMVRAKVDKLNALSAHADQGEIMHWLSFFNTPPKKTFIVHGEPPAQEALAAKIRDEYGWDVVIPAFGDHAELSN, from the coding sequence ATGGAGTCTATGACTCCGACGTTGGGGTTTTTCGGCGCAGCGAAAACCGTTACTGGCTCAAAACACCTTCTTTCCCTCGGCAAAGCCAAAGTCCTCATCGACTGCGGAATGTATCAAGGGACCCGCGACCTCAAGGATCGGAACTGGCAGCCTTTTCCGTTTGATCCGTCCGAACTCGATGCGGTGGTTATCACTCACGCTCACCTCGACCATATCGGCATGCTGCCGCGGCTGGTAAAGGACGGTTTCACCGGGCCGATCTATGCGACCGCGCCGACGATCAGTCTTTCGCGAATATCGCTGGCGGACTCTGGCCGACTTCAGGAAGAAGAGGCTCGGTACCACGTGAGGCATGGCCTCCGTCACGACGCTAAGCCCCTGTACGATGAGGACGACGCCTATCGGGCGATGAAGCAGTTCAAGGCGGTGCCGTTCAACACAAGGCACGAGTTACCAGGCGGAGGATCGTGGGTGTATAAGCATGCGGGGCATATTTTGGGCTCGGCCTACGCGGAGATTGCTCTGCCGAACGGCGAACTGCTGCTGATGAGCGGAGACCTGGGTCGGTTCGACACGCCAATCATCAAGGACCCTGAGGTCGTCGATTACACGGATTATCTCGTGATCGAGTCGACTTACGGCGACCGTCTGCACTCCAAGGAGGACCCAATGATCAAGCTAGAAGAGGCGTTGAATTGGGCTTGGCAGAACGGCGGGACGATCTTGATTCCGTCCTTTGCGATTGGGCGCACGCAGGAGATGCTGTTCTACTTCAAGATGCTGCAGGAGCAGGGAAGGATGCCACGCATTCCCATTTACATCGACAGTCCGATGGCGACTTCGGTGACGAAGGTTTACGCCGACGCGAAGGACGACCACGACGACGAAATGAAGGTTTCCATCGCTGAAGGTCAAAGCGAACTGGAGCCGACGGGGCTGAACTACATCCGCGATCGGGAGCAGTCGCAGGCTCTGAACAAGCAGCATGGTCCACAGGTCATCATCGCGGGAAGCGGCATGGCGAACGGCGGGCGCATCAAGCACCACTTGATGCACCGGCTGGGCTTACCGGAGACGATGGTCCTGTTTACCGGCTATCAGGCTCAGGGGACGCTGGGCCGAGAACTGATCGAGCACGCGCCCTCGGTGAGCATTTTTGGGCAGGATGTGATGGTTCGAGCCAAGGTCGATAAGTTGAATGCGCTGTCGGCGCACGCCGACCAGGGCGAGATTATGCACTGGCTGAGCTTCTTCAATACACCCCCGAAGAAGACGTTCATCGTCCACGGCGAGCCTCCGGCGCAGGAAGCGTTGGCAGCGAAAATTCGGGATGAATATGGGTGGGATGTAGTGATTCCGGCGTTCGGCGATCATGCCGAATTAAGCAACTAG
- a CDS encoding PEP-CTERM sorting domain-containing protein, protein MKKLIMTAMFAVPAALSLAQLSSVGPFTGSMSEGFESFTNSQIAGHYQTMSIFGGGGTLNSVPMNAEHMYVYEPGAGATWGLGGLGSAGVNSGAKAVGFEDISANPSGDQNGEILFASPVDSFGGYFALEASSPAFLQFFDSAGMQIGTDQQLMSATNVLQWQGWSSTVGISRIEIVSRDNYLAMDDLQANTSTVPEPASLAVLGLGAIALIRRRKSA, encoded by the coding sequence ATGAAAAAACTAATCATGACGGCGATGTTCGCCGTGCCTGCCGCGCTCTCGTTGGCGCAACTTTCTTCCGTGGGACCCTTTACCGGTTCAATGAGTGAAGGCTTTGAGTCCTTTACCAATTCCCAAATCGCCGGTCACTACCAAACGATGTCGATCTTTGGTGGCGGTGGCACACTCAACAGCGTTCCGATGAATGCCGAGCACATGTATGTGTACGAGCCAGGTGCTGGCGCGACCTGGGGCCTTGGCGGTCTTGGATCCGCCGGAGTCAATAGCGGCGCGAAGGCCGTTGGCTTTGAGGACATCAGCGCAAACCCGTCGGGCGATCAGAATGGAGAAATCCTCTTCGCCAGCCCAGTTGACTCCTTTGGTGGATACTTCGCCCTCGAAGCGAGCTCTCCTGCCTTCTTGCAGTTCTTTGATTCCGCCGGTATGCAGATCGGTACCGATCAGCAACTGATGTCGGCCACCAACGTCCTGCAGTGGCAAGGTTGGTCATCGACGGTTGGTATTTCGAGGATCGAAATCGTCAGCAGAGACAACTATCTGGCGATGGACGACCTTCAAGCGAATACCAGCACCGTTCCTGAACCGGCTTCGCTGGCCGTGCTTGGCCTGGGCGCGATCGCATTGATCCGACGCCGAAAGTCTGCCTAA
- a CDS encoding DUF4242 domain-containing protein produces the protein MPKFVIEREIPGAGNLSAGDLQGISQKSCSVLRELGPSIQWVQSYVTDNKIYCVYIAPNEEMVREHASKGGFPANSISEVRTIIDPTTSE, from the coding sequence ATGCCTAAGTTTGTAATTGAAAGAGAGATCCCCGGTGCTGGAAACCTTTCGGCCGGTGATCTCCAAGGAATTTCACAAAAATCCTGCTCCGTCCTTCGCGAGCTGGGACCCTCCATTCAGTGGGTTCAGAGCTATGTCACCGACAACAAAATCTATTGCGTCTACATTGCCCCCAACGAAGAAATGGTCCGTGAGCACGCCTCCAAAGGCGGCTTCCCGGCGAACTCGATCAGCGAAGTTCGAACCATCATCGACCCGACCACCTCGGAGTAA
- a CDS encoding LysR family transcriptional regulator, translated as MNLSQLHQFFLVVEEGSVTRGAQRAAVSQPAISRAIADLEHALGTRLLDRYPKGVRPTEAGRLLADYGRRIFQLEREAIAALNDLQGLDAGSIQIGASTTIGDYLLPKAVSSFLTQYPKVKISLEVSNTEMIQQGVLDGRYDIGFTEGRVDSDKFETSVLAEDQLSVIAPPEHPLANRAVSLSDLAQYGFIMREHGSGTRRIVEEGFDRLGFNPTISCVMGSTKAVTHAVATGLGLGVVSTLALESEFREKAVIELQTPFRFTRQLHIVRLAGSSQSAAVRRFMEVLRSRFQ; from the coding sequence GTGAATCTCAGTCAGTTGCATCAGTTCTTTTTGGTGGTCGAAGAAGGTAGCGTGACTCGCGGAGCCCAAAGAGCTGCGGTCAGCCAACCGGCAATTTCGCGCGCCATAGCCGATCTCGAACACGCCCTTGGTACCCGTCTTCTCGATCGATATCCGAAAGGGGTTCGGCCAACCGAAGCTGGCCGACTCCTGGCCGACTATGGCCGGCGGATCTTTCAACTCGAACGGGAAGCGATAGCTGCTCTAAACGATTTGCAGGGCCTGGATGCTGGCAGCATTCAGATTGGCGCAAGCACGACGATTGGCGACTACTTGCTCCCAAAAGCTGTCTCCTCATTCCTTACTCAGTATCCAAAGGTCAAGATATCGCTTGAAGTCTCAAATACCGAAATGATCCAGCAAGGGGTCCTCGACGGTCGATATGACATCGGATTTACGGAGGGAAGAGTCGATTCTGACAAGTTCGAAACGTCCGTTCTCGCCGAAGACCAGCTATCGGTCATCGCACCGCCGGAACACCCGTTGGCAAATAGAGCCGTCTCCTTATCCGACCTCGCTCAGTATGGATTCATCATGCGCGAACATGGTTCTGGCACCCGAAGAATTGTCGAAGAGGGATTTGATCGGTTAGGATTCAATCCGACCATCTCTTGCGTTATGGGGAGCACGAAGGCGGTTACCCATGCTGTCGCGACGGGCTTGGGGCTCGGCGTGGTCTCCACACTGGCGCTCGAGTCCGAGTTCCGCGAAAAAGCGGTTATCGAGCTACAAACCCCATTCCGGTTTACTCGGCAACTACACATTGTCCGCTTGGCCGGCAGCAGCCAATCGGCAGCCGTACGCAGGTTCATGGAAGTCCTTCGTTCAAGATTCCAATAA
- a CDS encoding putative sulfate exporter family transporter yields the protein MFFNTASVRVVFWGLCLLCLVPLLPLPSAVGSLVAPIALLSGVALALTVGNPYPFEARKWSKNLLQMSVVILGFSMDVGKVAKAGQSGLIFSLVSITGIFLLGWALCRRLGMRSVTGFLVSAGTAICGGSAIAAVSSVIDAPEEDISVAVGTVFVLNALALLVFPPIGHFLGLSQRQFGFWSGIAIHDIASVVGAGASYGPVALDEATAVKLSRVLYLVPVIFVAKWIFRRQGKTGQAKGQIPWFVVFFLLAAALRTFIPAIHGFELDFKRVATTGFALALFLIGTGLRRETLRSVGVKPLLLGTTLWLTISVATLLIVRLG from the coding sequence ATGTTCTTCAACACGGCCAGCGTCAGGGTGGTTTTCTGGGGACTCTGCCTGCTGTGTTTGGTTCCGCTCCTTCCGCTTCCATCGGCTGTCGGATCATTGGTTGCTCCCATCGCCCTTTTGAGCGGGGTGGCCTTGGCCCTGACTGTCGGAAATCCTTATCCATTCGAAGCAAGAAAATGGTCGAAGAACTTGCTTCAGATGAGCGTCGTGATCCTTGGTTTTTCGATGGATGTCGGGAAGGTCGCGAAGGCTGGACAAAGCGGCCTCATTTTTTCGCTTGTTTCCATCACGGGAATTTTCTTGCTTGGGTGGGCGCTTTGCCGAAGGCTGGGTATGCGGTCAGTTACCGGGTTCCTCGTGAGTGCGGGCACGGCGATATGCGGCGGTTCGGCCATTGCGGCTGTCAGTTCCGTGATCGATGCGCCGGAGGAAGACATTTCGGTGGCAGTTGGAACCGTGTTTGTACTCAATGCCCTGGCGCTGCTGGTGTTCCCACCCATCGGCCACTTCTTGGGGCTTTCGCAACGTCAGTTCGGCTTTTGGTCGGGAATTGCGATTCACGACATCGCCAGTGTGGTTGGCGCCGGCGCTTCGTATGGGCCGGTTGCGCTCGACGAGGCGACGGCTGTGAAACTATCCCGCGTCCTCTATCTGGTGCCGGTGATCTTCGTCGCCAAGTGGATTTTTCGCCGACAAGGCAAGACCGGTCAGGCGAAGGGGCAGATTCCCTGGTTTGTCGTTTTCTTCTTGCTGGCGGCTGCGCTGCGCACCTTCATTCCGGCGATCCACGGGTTTGAGTTGGACTTCAAGCGGGTTGCAACGACCGGATTCGCGCTGGCGCTGTTCCTTATTGGAACGGGGCTGCGCCGCGAAACCTTGAGGAGCGTTGGAGTAAAGCCCTTGCTCCTGGGGACCACGCTTTGGCTGACGATCTCAGTTGCCACCCTTCTGATTGTTCGACTAGGCTAA
- a CDS encoding YHS domain-containing protein, whose amino-acid sequence MILTLAIALATQQAPTLSCPVMGGPASKDSVVTEYNGVAFSYCCGGCDTKFKENPKEYIAKAAKDGKTIGVSYFDPVSMKPIDMKKAEGGFSDYKGIRYYFASADEKATFDKTPAKYGSLPKKEALFCPVSKEAVKSYDKAGGYADYEGTRYYFCCPMCSGQFVKDPAKFAANSKGHIADPATMDQKKSD is encoded by the coding sequence ATGATTTTAACTCTCGCAATCGCTCTCGCCACTCAGCAAGCTCCGACTCTCTCATGTCCGGTTATGGGCGGCCCCGCTTCGAAGGATTCGGTAGTGACCGAATACAACGGCGTGGCATTCAGCTACTGCTGCGGCGGATGCGACACTAAATTCAAAGAGAATCCGAAGGAGTACATCGCTAAGGCCGCGAAGGACGGCAAGACGATCGGTGTCTCGTACTTTGACCCCGTCAGCATGAAGCCGATCGACATGAAGAAGGCCGAGGGTGGATTCTCGGACTATAAGGGCATTCGATACTACTTTGCTTCGGCCGACGAAAAGGCGACCTTTGACAAGACTCCGGCGAAGTACGGATCGTTGCCGAAGAAAGAAGCGCTGTTCTGCCCGGTTAGCAAGGAAGCAGTTAAGTCGTACGACAAGGCTGGCGGCTATGCGGACTACGAGGGAACTCGCTACTACTTCTGCTGCCCGATGTGCAGCGGCCAGTTTGTGAAAGATCCTGCAAAGTTTGCGGCTAACTCCAAGGGACATATCGCCGACCCGGCGACGATGGATCAAAAGAAATCGGACTAA